In Uranotaenia lowii strain MFRU-FL chromosome 2, ASM2978415v1, whole genome shotgun sequence, one genomic interval encodes:
- the LOC129742729 gene encoding protein muscleblind-like, which yields MAAMMNVTNLLNGKDSRWLQLEVCREFQRNKCSRPDTECKFAHPPANVEVQNGRVTACYDSIKRYPGDISGKMLMGHLASQILAGEQIAAASTRLGKPYHPRTVAVMTETFQDVPSARPSLLL from the exons ATGGCCGCCATGATGAATGTGACCAATCTGCTAAACGGAAAGGACAGCCGCTGGCTGCAGCTGGAAGTGTGCCGGGAGTTCCAACGCAACAAGTGCTCCCGTCCGGACACCGAGTGCAAGTTTGCCCATCCGCCGGCCAACGTGGAGGTGCAGAATGGACGCGTCACCGCCTGCTACGACAGTATTAAG CGGTATCCAGGAGACATATCGGGAAAAATGCTGATGGGTCACCTGGCTAGCCAGATTTTGGCAGGAGAACAaatcgctgccgcttccacACGTCTGGGAAAACCCTATCATCCACGTACTGTTGCAGTGATGACCGAAACATTTCAGGATGTTCCATCAGCGCGGCCTTCACTGCTACTTTAG